In the genome of Paenibacillus pabuli, one region contains:
- a CDS encoding ABC transporter permease — translation MQTKASTRNAYLIPYVLWMVLFVVAPVLLVVYYSFFDVEGNFTLGNYARFFTPVYMQMTLSSFWYAFLITVFSLLVSYPTAYLLTRTKHKQLWLLLIILPSWINLLLKAYAFIGLFGTYGLTNSLLEVVGIGTKQILFTDFSFIFVSVYIFIPFMILPIFNALEEMNPSLIYAARDLGASSWLTFRRVIFPLTLSGVKSGCQAVFIPALSLFMITRLIAGNRVITLGTAIEQHFLVTQDWGMGSTIAVFLIIAMAIIMFLTGSGKKEVRNGKKRKAV, via the coding sequence ATGCAGACTAAGGCGAGTACACGCAATGCGTATCTGATTCCATATGTATTATGGATGGTGTTGTTTGTAGTTGCTCCGGTTCTATTGGTGGTGTATTACTCGTTCTTCGATGTGGAGGGCAACTTCACGCTGGGCAACTATGCCCGCTTCTTTACACCTGTGTACATGCAGATGACCCTGAGCTCGTTCTGGTATGCATTTCTAATTACGGTGTTCTCGCTGTTGGTCTCGTATCCGACGGCATATTTACTGACCCGTACGAAGCATAAGCAGTTATGGCTTTTGCTTATTATTTTGCCAAGCTGGATCAATCTGTTGTTAAAAGCGTACGCCTTTATCGGCCTGTTTGGCACGTATGGCTTGACCAATTCCCTACTTGAAGTGGTGGGCATTGGCACGAAACAGATTCTGTTCACCGATTTTAGCTTTATCTTTGTCTCGGTGTACATCTTCATTCCGTTTATGATCCTGCCGATCTTCAACGCGCTGGAAGAGATGAATCCGTCGCTGATCTATGCAGCACGGGATCTCGGGGCATCGTCCTGGCTGACGTTCCGCCGGGTTATCTTCCCGCTGACACTCAGCGGCGTGAAATCCGGCTGTCAGGCCGTATTTATTCCGGCGCTATCCTTGTTCATGATTACCCGCCTTATTGCGGGGAACCGGGTAATTACGCTGGGAACAGCGATTGAGCAGCATTTTCTCGTCACCCAGGACTGGGGGATGGGTTCGACGATTGCCGTCTTTTTGATTATTGCGATGGCAATCATTATGTTCCTGACTGGATCAGGCAAGAAGGAGGTGCGTAATGGGAAGAAACGGAAAGCTGTCTAA
- a CDS encoding ABC transporter substrate-binding protein yields the protein MKQLVRIFAIVFVAAFALMILASYLNKSQGYSGGNTLTIYNWGDYIDPDLLKEFEQETGIKVIYQTFDSNEAMLTKIEQGGTTFDVAIPSEYAISKMKEENLLVPLDHSKLPNLSNIDQRFMDLSFDEGNKYSIPYFWGTVGIVYNPELVDGLTFESWNDLWDPRLKNQILLLDGAREVIGMGLNSLGYSLNDTNEDHLQEALKKLSTLTPNVRAIVGDEIKMLLANEEAAVGLVWSGDASEIMDENDKLDYVVPEEGSNLWFDNMVIPKTASNIEGAHQFINFMLDPDHAARNAEYVGYSTPNAEALKLLPEDISEDERFYPDETLTGKLEVYDNLGKKMLSHYNDLFLEFKMHSK from the coding sequence ATGAAGCAACTGGTTCGGATATTTGCAATTGTATTTGTGGCAGCCTTTGCCCTGATGATCCTGGCTTCGTATCTGAACAAAAGTCAGGGGTATTCTGGCGGTAACACGCTGACCATTTATAACTGGGGCGATTATATCGATCCTGATTTGCTGAAGGAATTTGAGCAAGAGACCGGCATCAAGGTGATCTATCAGACGTTTGACTCGAATGAGGCGATGTTAACCAAGATTGAGCAGGGCGGAACGACGTTCGATGTGGCGATTCCTTCCGAATATGCGATTAGCAAAATGAAAGAAGAAAATCTGCTCGTTCCACTCGATCATAGCAAGCTGCCCAATCTGAGTAACATCGACCAACGGTTTATGGACCTGTCCTTTGATGAGGGTAACAAGTACTCCATCCCTTACTTCTGGGGAACGGTGGGAATTGTGTACAATCCTGAACTGGTCGATGGGTTAACGTTTGAGAGCTGGAATGACCTGTGGGACCCACGTTTGAAAAATCAAATCCTGCTGCTCGACGGTGCCCGTGAAGTCATCGGCATGGGGCTGAACAGCCTTGGGTATTCACTGAACGATACGAATGAAGACCATCTGCAGGAAGCTTTGAAGAAACTGTCCACCCTCACGCCTAACGTCAGAGCCATTGTTGGGGACGAGATCAAAATGCTGCTGGCAAACGAGGAAGCGGCGGTTGGACTTGTATGGTCTGGGGATGCGTCGGAAATTATGGATGAGAACGACAAGCTGGATTATGTGGTTCCTGAGGAAGGCTCGAACCTTTGGTTCGATAACATGGTTATTCCGAAGACAGCGAGTAATATTGAAGGCGCTCATCAGTTCATCAACTTCATGCTAGACCCGGATCATGCGGCTCGTAACGCCGAATATGTTGGGTATTCCACACCGAACGCCGAGGCATTGAAGCTGCTGCCAGAGGATATTTCGGAGGATGAGCGATTCTATCCAGATGAGACACTGACGGGTAAGCTGGAAGTGTACGATAATCTGGGCAAAAAAATGCTTTCGCATTATAACGATTTGTTCCTTGAATTTAAAATGCATAGCAAATAA
- a CDS encoding ABC transporter ATP-binding protein, protein MSEQQPIIRFDRVTQQYDQDEAVLKEVSFEIERGKFYTLLGPSGCGKTTILRLIAGFAEPTQGSIYFNGALINQVPAHQRQVNTVFQDYALFPHLNVFENVAFGLRIKKMKTAEIRGKVLEALKFVNLSGYENREIGEMSGGQRQRVAIARAIVNEPEILLLDEPLSALDLKLRTEMQYELRELQQRLGITFIFVTHDQEEALAMSDEIFVLNGGVIQQSGTPNDIYDEPINRFVADFIGESNIVSGKMKQDFVVEFAGAQYECVDQGLQRDEPVEIVIRPEDMEITTEEQGKMKVNVDSQLFRGVHYEISTYDDAGNEWLVHSTKKAVVGARIGLYFDPEAIHVMRFNETEEEFDKRLEAYQEAVHAD, encoded by the coding sequence ATGTCAGAACAACAACCGATTATCCGGTTCGACCGGGTGACCCAGCAATACGATCAGGATGAAGCCGTATTGAAGGAAGTCAGCTTCGAGATTGAGCGGGGTAAATTTTATACGTTACTCGGCCCGTCAGGCTGCGGAAAAACAACGATATTGCGCCTGATCGCCGGCTTTGCGGAGCCGACACAGGGCAGTATTTATTTTAACGGTGCACTGATTAACCAAGTGCCGGCTCACCAGCGGCAGGTGAATACCGTATTTCAGGATTACGCGTTATTTCCACATTTGAATGTATTTGAGAACGTAGCTTTTGGTTTGCGCATCAAAAAAATGAAAACCGCTGAAATTCGCGGCAAAGTGCTGGAAGCACTCAAGTTCGTCAATCTCTCCGGTTATGAAAACCGTGAAATTGGCGAGATGTCCGGCGGACAACGGCAGCGTGTCGCGATTGCACGGGCAATTGTGAATGAACCCGAGATTTTGCTGCTGGACGAGCCTTTGTCGGCGCTCGATCTGAAGCTGCGCACCGAGATGCAGTATGAGCTGCGCGAGCTGCAACAGCGACTGGGCATTACGTTTATCTTTGTCACGCATGATCAGGAAGAAGCCTTGGCGATGTCGGATGAAATCTTTGTCCTGAACGGCGGCGTCATTCAGCAGAGCGGCACGCCAAATGATATCTATGATGAACCGATTAACCGTTTTGTGGCGGACTTCATCGGTGAATCGAACATTGTATCCGGCAAAATGAAGCAGGACTTTGTGGTAGAGTTCGCTGGCGCACAGTACGAGTGTGTCGATCAGGGATTGCAGCGGGACGAGCCTGTGGAGATTGTGATTCGTCCAGAGGACATGGAGATTACAACCGAGGAACAGGGCAAGATGAAAGTCAACGTGGATTCTCAGTTGTTCCGTGGGGTGCATTACGAAATATCGACCTACGATGATGCGGGTAATGAGTGGCTGGTGCATTCCACGAAGAAGGCCGTCGTAGGCGCTCGTATTGGACTGTATTTTGACCCGGAAGCCATCCACGTCATGCGCTTTAACGAGACGGAAGAAGAGTTCGACAAACGTCTGGAAGCCTACCAAGAGGCCGTTCATGCAGACTAA
- a CDS encoding helix-turn-helix domain-containing protein, producing MLNKTIRAEVLQYINNHHLTQSQFSQRADINPGSFSRLINQNKPFSMSQLDSITRAMGVKEDHFYSRFVGECFTLTAPDWRRLRPFIIRCAEVKRLDCIELILSNLLDNTNYGTLIFEVAEELFHDQYNEAAALLYEGVSVIEKYQHSERLALCRYRLFLLSLSDNLTQNLRAATLFEPYANRLEESDQLEALKHLAHVYVSLHEWHKVDELSEEMFRLASIQYELSLRAKRKDSKDKKPVRPFYFYMLYARLLQAAVYEQYEDYQRAIEYTVLYTNADDWIHDSSDEAKLIIKQFNEFSKANQYLYRLLAGDLDILPDYIEYISSQPDEIFSGMCHIVKIANMFNVNIDAILDRFQEHIPYRTYNSAFGEYNKPIKAEEYATFLTNLGKYQLHHKRTQGIDILLEGLEFAGNISSDSNTIKCLTVFNQHREWEDDDKREKFNRLNGKMKLSHEKNPFNAVNK from the coding sequence ATGCTGAATAAGACTATACGAGCGGAAGTGTTGCAATACATAAACAATCATCATTTAACGCAAAGCCAATTCTCACAACGAGCAGACATAAATCCAGGCTCTTTCAGTCGCCTCATCAATCAGAATAAACCGTTCTCCATGAGCCAACTTGATAGTATCACAAGAGCCATGGGTGTGAAGGAAGACCATTTCTATTCGCGGTTTGTGGGAGAATGTTTTACTCTGACAGCACCGGATTGGCGAAGATTGCGCCCTTTTATCATCCGCTGTGCAGAGGTGAAGCGTCTGGATTGCATCGAATTAATTTTGAGCAATCTTTTGGATAACACTAACTACGGCACTTTGATTTTTGAGGTTGCAGAGGAGTTGTTCCATGATCAGTACAACGAGGCCGCCGCATTGCTATATGAGGGCGTAAGTGTGATCGAGAAATACCAGCATTCTGAGCGATTGGCCCTGTGTCGATATCGATTGTTCCTTCTTTCATTAAGTGATAACCTGACCCAAAATTTGCGGGCCGCCACATTGTTCGAGCCCTATGCGAATCGCTTGGAGGAGTCAGACCAATTGGAAGCACTCAAACATCTGGCTCACGTCTATGTTTCGCTGCATGAATGGCATAAGGTGGATGAACTCTCGGAAGAGATGTTCCGTCTCGCTTCCATTCAGTATGAGCTTTCCCTTCGCGCCAAACGCAAAGATTCTAAAGATAAAAAGCCCGTTCGCCCTTTTTACTTCTACATGTTGTATGCACGGCTGCTCCAAGCTGCAGTATATGAACAATATGAAGATTACCAGAGAGCAATTGAATATACCGTATTGTATACAAATGCAGATGACTGGATTCATGATTCTTCCGATGAGGCCAAGCTCATCATTAAGCAATTTAATGAATTTTCAAAAGCTAACCAGTATCTATACCGATTGCTCGCGGGAGATTTGGATATCTTGCCAGACTACATCGAATATATTTCATCGCAGCCTGATGAAATTTTCTCTGGAATGTGCCATATTGTCAAGATCGCCAACATGTTTAATGTCAACATTGACGCCATTCTAGATCGTTTTCAGGAGCATATTCCCTATAGAACTTATAATAGTGCGTTTGGAGAATACAATAAGCCGATCAAGGCGGAGGAATATGCAACCTTTTTAACCAATCTGGGGAAGTACCAGTTACATCATAAACGTACGCAAGGCATCGATATTTTACTTGAAGGGTTAGAGTTTGCTGGTAATATAAGCAGTGACTCTAATACGATCAAATGCCTGACGGTATTTAACCAACATAGAGAATGGGAAGATGATGACAAGCGAGAGAAATTCAATAGGTTGAATGGAAAAATGAAGCTGTCCCATGAAAAAAATCCTTTCAACGCTGTTAATAAGTAG
- a CDS encoding MFS transporter codes for MDIRRNLPLLMIICFLSQMGGFMILPLFPLFIEEFGLSGWMMGVIFALFYVGKVIGGVPGAALYRKIGGKRALMAMLLLLAVCMGGFAVSSTALVFGLLRLLQGLASTGLTVVVRSIIGDEGNVNNRGLYNGYISSSEGGGMVLGPVISGWLSLHWPLSVPFLLVTVCCLMAVVAAMGMKTAAKLNPVSENVVDGHALKSNVSHETPDVSSTTAAHMHTRIGSTVSPVNATLSPITPEPSTGLTRRQQLIGYGTVHFLEMSAYAVFLTYFALYAAHIMQWDPFATSLAFTVAGISTLAAAPVAGYLSDRMGDRLLLCMFGMLMIGIEVVVFLSTSSYVLVYVGMLIGGVGGACYMDSFFAHIGDHIPDEGRSSVIGKIVSAAEIGSIVSPLIAALLVEHGSLYTVFVFNLLLIAAAIAVQAVMRSRYRSKRG; via the coding sequence GTGGATATTCGCCGTAACCTGCCTTTGCTGATGATCATTTGTTTTCTGAGTCAGATGGGCGGTTTCATGATCCTGCCCCTGTTCCCTTTGTTTATTGAGGAATTTGGCCTGTCTGGCTGGATGATGGGGGTTATTTTTGCACTCTTTTATGTCGGCAAAGTGATTGGCGGGGTGCCTGGAGCGGCGCTTTATCGAAAAATCGGGGGCAAGCGGGCACTTATGGCCATGCTGCTGCTGCTCGCTGTATGTATGGGCGGCTTCGCGGTATCTTCTACCGCATTAGTATTCGGTCTGCTGCGGCTGCTGCAAGGGCTCGCTTCTACCGGACTTACGGTCGTTGTACGTTCCATCATCGGGGATGAGGGGAACGTCAACAACCGGGGGCTGTACAACGGTTATATCAGCAGCAGCGAAGGCGGGGGCATGGTGCTGGGTCCGGTCATTAGCGGCTGGCTCTCGTTGCACTGGCCGTTGTCGGTGCCTTTTTTACTCGTAACCGTATGCTGCCTGATGGCTGTGGTTGCGGCAATGGGGATGAAGACAGCAGCAAAGCTCAATCCTGTATCTGAAAATGTGGTGGACGGTCATGCCTTAAAAAGTAACGTAAGCCATGAGACCCCGGATGTGTCTTCGACTACTGCTGCACATATGCACACACGAATTGGCAGTACCGTTTCTCCAGTAAACGCTACTCTTAGCCCAATCACTCCTGAACCGTCCACCGGACTTACCCGGCGGCAGCAACTGATTGGCTATGGTACGGTGCATTTTCTGGAGATGAGCGCCTATGCCGTGTTTCTGACTTATTTTGCGCTGTATGCCGCTCATATCATGCAGTGGGACCCGTTTGCGACCAGTCTTGCCTTTACCGTAGCCGGGATCTCCACACTTGCGGCTGCCCCGGTGGCAGGTTACCTGTCTGATCGAATGGGTGATCGGCTGCTGCTCTGCATGTTCGGCATGCTGATGATCGGCATCGAAGTGGTCGTCTTTCTGAGCACATCTTCTTATGTGCTGGTTTACGTGGGCATGCTGATCGGCGGGGTTGGCGGTGCATGTTACATGGATTCGTTCTTTGCTCATATCGGGGATCACATCCCGGACGAGGGCAGGAGCTCCGTCATAGGCAAAATTGTCTCGGCGGCAGAGATCGGTTCCATCGTATCCCCGCTGATTGCTGCGCTGCTCGTAGAGCATGGATCGCTGTATACCGTGTTTGTGTTCAATCTGCTTCTGATCGCTGCCGCGATTGCCGTTCAAGCGGTGATGCGCAGCCGTTACAGATCGAAACGGGGGTAA
- a CDS encoding ABC transporter permease, producing MGRNGKLSNVYLAVVFAILYAPIAYLIFYSFNSGGHMRGFEGFTLEWYREVFADTRLLIIVLNTFIIALLSSAISTMLGVAGALAIYHVRRKRTKNTLLSLNNVLIVSPDVIIGASFLILFTMIGIKLGFTSVLLSHIAFSVPIVVIMVLPKLQEMSPTLMDAARDLGAGSWQILTRVVLPYVKPGIFAGFFMALTYSLDDFAVTFFVTGNGYSTLSVEIYSRARQGVSLSINALSTLLFLLTVLLVVGYYFINRRAAKTPAGRGLRP from the coding sequence ATGGGAAGAAACGGAAAGCTGTCTAACGTCTATCTGGCCGTTGTATTCGCCATACTGTACGCACCGATTGCGTATCTGATCTTCTATTCCTTCAACAGTGGCGGCCATATGCGCGGCTTTGAAGGATTTACATTGGAATGGTACAGGGAAGTGTTTGCCGATACCCGGCTGCTGATCATTGTACTCAATACGTTTATTATTGCGCTCCTGTCCTCGGCGATCTCGACGATGCTCGGTGTGGCAGGGGCACTGGCGATCTACCATGTGCGGCGCAAACGGACCAAGAATACGCTGCTGTCACTCAATAACGTGCTGATTGTTAGTCCAGATGTCATCATTGGTGCATCCTTTCTGATTCTATTCACCATGATTGGCATCAAGCTTGGATTCACTTCGGTACTGTTGTCTCATATTGCATTCAGCGTGCCGATTGTCGTGATTATGGTACTGCCAAAGCTTCAGGAGATGAGCCCAACCTTGATGGATGCGGCGCGCGATCTGGGTGCAGGATCATGGCAGATCCTGACTCGTGTCGTGCTTCCATACGTTAAACCGGGCATCTTTGCCGGATTCTTCATGGCATTGACGTACTCGCTAGATGACTTTGCGGTAACCTTCTTTGTTACGGGGAACGGTTATTCCACGCTTTCTGTGGAGATTTATTCCAGAGCAAGGCAGGGTGTGTCATTGTCCATCAATGCGCTGTCTACGCTGCTGTTCCTGCTTACGGTGCTGCTGGTTGTTGGGTATTACTTCATTAACCGCCGTGCCGCGAAGACGCCTGCGGGAAGGGGGCTGCGTCCATGA